The genomic stretch tactttaaatgaataaatatgttgcTCGGTTCCTGCAGGATGTATAAATGTTATGCTAAATCTATATTAGGTTTAtgaggtgataatatgtcagtgttgtgtttgcagTACAGACTCAATAcaaagtggacgtagtcacatCATGTCACCCATTcgtttgtggactgccattttgaagccgcaagtttgtcttttttagcttgcaccatcttggtttcttttttgcaaccagaagcaacatgagagggtggagctaagtacagcCGAACGCTGATTAATAATTTTAGGTGACCAAATTGATTTGCATATGAGTATGCTGCCTGGTTTAAAACTTATTACGCTGCCCCTAGTGGCCCAATCTATGCAGGTTTACAGTCATCtatcaacaaagaaaaactttgTTGGACAAACCTCCAAGCATATCTATAAACTTTGCTTTATTGGACTCTGACCTTGTTTtactgtctctgtgtgtgtgtgtttgtgtgtttgtgtgtgtgtatgtgcatagcTGTATGAGGAAGTGAGGAAGTCGCTGGAGCAGTGTGATGTCCAGGAAGATATTGAACACTTTGTCAACCTCAGGCGGACCGGTGACAAACCACCAGGTATGAATTCAGGAATACTCACTCACAATACTGTGCCGTTAATTATTAAACCAGTGCTGGAAAGCTGAAGGTAGTTAGTTATCaggcaacacacaaacatgcactgtTTAATCAGTTGTTCAGTATCAGAACAATCTTTATTTGTCCTCTCTTAACAGCGCCGGTTGTGTATGAGAACTTCTACAGCGGTCAGAGGTCTCCAGCtgtagctccaccctctcgtctGCCTCCACCAATCATCAGGTAAGCTTAGAAGAGAGAGCTGCCACCTCTCTTGtttatccatctatccatccaatTAGTATTCCAACCACTTCTTCAACCCCATTTCTAGGACACTTACTGACttattgttttccttgttttgtaAATTTGCAGGAGGGGGCCTTTACCTGATCCAACCAACAACAGTGggggtatgtttgtgtgttttcacttaaatACAGTGTATAGTGTGTTGCTTGCTAAGACCATGTAGCTAAAGAGAACATGCTGCTTGGTGAACATGAGAATCTGGTTTCAATGGATACGCTTACCCACCTTTTGGTGCATTTCATTGTGTATTGATAATCTCATTTTGCAACTTAAATCTTCTGCCAGTGCGTGTGAAACAAAAGGTAGTTTAAGTGGTAGGATCAGTGTTGTGGCTTTGTTGTCGACTGGATTAGTTTACGCTTCTCCTTTTAATACGTAACCATCTCATTGTGTTGATCTTTTGATTGTAGATGATACAGTCTACTCCACAGTGCAGGACGCCGGGTACAGTGTTATCCAGTACTAACATGCAGATCTGCTGGAGAAGTTATTGTGAATCCCACGCAGCGCTGGAGATTTGTAATGAGAGGTTACATAAGTATCATCACTTCCTCCTTTATGATTTCCTGTAATGATAAAGTCGCACCAGATATAAATGAGTGTCATAACTGTGTACATAAGTAAGGTTGTGTggcattttaaatatatcaggtttttttttatcaaaacaggCTGAAAGGAGTGCTTTTGCTCAGTAAAATTAGATGATTAATAAAACGGTGCCATCAAGGTAACAGCTGTCCAGATATAGAGcctatttattgtgtttatatattgttCAAGGCTCTATCTTCTACATAATTGCATCTTAACGAAGTTTCAGTTTTGCATATGTTTTTGTGGAGCTATACTTCTCAAATTTTAAATAGAGATTCaagaaataaagttatttgaGATCTGCTTACTTTCCACAGAGATGTGAGAGCAGCATGTCAGCTGACTGAAAGCTTGTGATTGgaaggctcacacacacacacacacacacacacacacacacacacacacacacaatctcattTACCAACAGTGTGTGGATCACTACAGATCCTGTCTTGCTTATTTCTTTCCatgaaagtcctgttttttgTCACTCAACAGTTTTATGTGCTGAATTTTCTATTGTTAGAAAGATAGTTTCAGTTATATGCCTCTGATTTACATTAGAGTAATAAAAACAGAtgtgtgataatgatgatggcAATCTTTTCTGAATGCTTGAGGAGGATTGTTGGAATATTTGCACTTtgattttgctttatttatgttaacacATCATTTGTGGGAGTTGCTACAAACTGTGATTAGGTTTTTAAACTGCAGGAGCAAAAGAGGGATTAAATGGCATTTCACTGGGCAGCTGACTTGgtgttgtttttgtacaaataaaGTTACCATTGTTTTCTGAACTTCAGGTAAGAAAGttcatcttcctctttccaATTGCATCGCTAACTCACTAGTAGTCTGTTTGCCTGCATTTACAGttgctatttattatttatataatatttaagacAGTAATTATTTTGACTATTAACCATGACACAATGaaagattcaaataaaaatgtgtacagCTTTATTTCCACCGCATTTGTCAACATAATTTTCTACTTTCTGCCCTCaaatttccacatttatttctgcatttcatATGACACAGTCCTCCTCAATGTGAGTAAGAGTTCTTGGTAAGCATTAGTTAATCTTCAGGATGTCCACATCTGTCTGCAGGCATTCATCCTGAATACCAGGTCTGTCGATGTTGTAAGAAAAGGTATTGATGCAGGTTCTTCAGGGGCAATCAGATCCTTTGGTGGTCCGATATCACTCTGATTTGATCAGATCCAGAATCATCTGGATGGTCCTCTCACCTACAGCAGACAGAGGAAGGTTTGAGATAATATTGTAGTAATAGTATATTTCCACATAACAAAGGACTGCTTAGCCATGTCTTGACTGTAGACAGCGACTTAAATGCCTTCAGTTTTCTGTCTAAAAACGTATTCCATTCAGTATTTCTACACATTTTTCGTCAtgatttttcagattttgcCATACAGCAGTGGGCATATTGAACAAAAGTGTTGTGATGATCGCGTTTACCTTCGAGGCTCATCCTCGGGTTCTCCAGCTTCTTTTCCAGCAAAGAGTCCATCAGCTTCCTCAGGTGTTTGAAGATCACACCAATCCGTACAGGAGCCTTTAAgaaaaaattgatttaattttaaaCTTGGTACAAGGTCTATTTCCTTGGCCTACAAAGTCATGGACAGCTTTGACAACTCCCGAGCAACCtcccgtgacctctgacctggaAGTGGATCCATCCATCTAGTGAGATGAGCCTTTCTCTGTGCTGGATATCGATGTCGCCTCCGAACAGCAGCATTGGGAAAGGAGATATCAGGGTGGTGTCGCGCAGGTAGATCTTCGTGTATTTCACCTGTGGATTAACATTTATTAGCACAAATGTGACTTCAGAGATAAgcagacatcacacacacacacacacacacacacacacacacacacacacacacacacacacacacacacacacacacacacacacacacacacacacacacacactcacacacactctttcctCATACCTTCTCCTGGTACAGCAGCCAGCCGTGTGTCTGCAGGTTGCGGTTAACAGATGAGGGGTGGACCTGAGCCTTGCCTTGGGGCGTCTCCACTTGGCAGACCACTCGCTCGAGCACATCCACAGAGGGGGTGCACAAGACCCGTGCCACGCTGTCGTAGAGTCCCGCCGCCAGCACTGCGTTCAGGACGGAGATCTGGGGCTTGGACAGCGCCGTCGCCTGTGGCTTGGAGCGACACGACCAAAAACCTGCCTGTTCCATCATCCTCATCAGCTCGTGCTTCACACTCTGGATAGAAGATGGGTCAAACACACAGGAttagacaggaggaggaggaggagggagataatctgtgtgtatgtgtgcatgtgtgtgtgttacctctaTTGTAATGAGAGCTGTGCGATTGAGGAAGTATTTCCTACAGAAGGACATTTCTGCTCTTTGTCCATCAGTCTGTGAGTTCTTCCACCTAACAAACAATGTGACAGGGAAACAGAAAAATGGGTTATCAGAGAGGGAGATATTGAGACTGAtaatttttaatataaaaaaatatttgtttaggCAACCTGCAACCACATATAAAACATGGGTTACTAATGTGAGGGCCCACAGCAtgcaaacaacattttcaagacattattcaattaaatgtgAGACTTTTTAATACCTTCTTTGGGCTGTTTTTGACGTTAATGAATAACCTTATTGAAGACCTGAAGATCTTAGTACTCCTCTTAAGACAGTTTGATTTTTACTTGTTGTACTCTTCTTCTACTCACTACAGCACTTTGGCTCAGTTTGCATGGCTTGGATTCTCATTAAAAACATCTCAGTGACTTTGAATCAATATTTGTGTGAGAACCATCTGAGACGCTTTTAAAAATCCCAATTCTGCTCCTAAATGAAAATCCAAAGTCTGTGTTTAAAGTCAAGCCTTTAAAAATTCCTACCCCAGATATGCACTATATATCGTCAGGTGATCCGAGTTGGCCAATGCCAGGGCGGCTTTGGCCAGGTTGGCTTCCTCCTTCCTGTTCATTGGTGTAGAGAAGGGAGACTTTTCCGAGATTGCTGCTGCAATGGTTGCCTGAAACAAATCTCCtcttaataaataatgtataataatggaATTATATAGAGAcattagtttaaataaaataccaaGATGAAATCCTCAGTTGCAAACACTCATAGTTGTTATAGACTGTTTCTGAAAAATAATCTAGTGGGACGTACTATGGGCTCCAGGCAGCCGAGGATTGCTCCATAGATGAGCATCTTGCCAATCTTCACATTGACGGGGAGACCTGCCAGGTGGTGTCCcagaggggtgaggaggtgaTTGTCTGGGTGACACGCACCGATCTTCCTCAGGAGGTTGATGGCGTTACTGACCGACTGGGGCTGAGGAGCATCCAGGGCCCGGCTCAGAAAGTCCTCCGGGGAGCCGTACTGACATTTCTACcagagagaggggagtgaaGAACACCAAAAACAGAAgcttaaaatattgttttctcaGTTGTAGAAGGTAGAAGTGTTGGcctttttgtgagttttttatttctgtctttgttaatGAGTATGCTTTTATACCATGATATGAAGGCAGAGCTCCTCCAGTGGGACCCGTAGAATCTCTGGAATGGAGTAGTCCATGAAGGCATTAAACCTGAGGTCAAGGGGGTCAAACGAGAGCAGAACAGATCAGCACATGTATTGTCTTGGCATTCTTGGCATTTGATGGgaaattatttgttttcctgctttgtgtTCCCATTCCCTTCTCtataaaaagaaatgatgaCCTCCATACCTGAATTTTGGATAGAGCCTGAAGCAGAAGCCGTGTCGGACACGTcctgctctcccctgcctctggaGGGCGCTCGCTTTGGAAACAAAAGTTTCCACCAGGGAACTCATCTGGCTGCTCTCATGGTACCTGAACATAACAGTATTGTCATGAAatttccatgaaatttggtgGTTATCCATCGTTCCTAGATAATGTATCCTCATGACAccggtgatcctctgacttttccagTAACGTCACCATGAGGCTGAACTTTAACAGCCCCATGTTAGCATTTACTTCTGCAATCTGTTTTAAGATAATGTAATTTCAATACAATAACATGCAACATTCTTTCCTGAAATTGTTCATGAGCCCTTACTTATTTTCTTTAGTCTTTCCAGTGTCGATGACAAACACAACGTCGGGAATAGTCACACCTGTCTCAGCAATGTTAGTTGACAAGACAATCTAAAGGAGACACAAAGCAGAGCATAGCAGTAGGGATTTAAAGATCAATGGATAGAATTGTTCAGATACATTTTATGgagttttcaaaatgtattttctttttaaacaagcaACACAATtcgttttattttaagaaaacttgaaacagaaaatatagcTTTACAAAAAGGACTTTCTTGAATCATATGACATCACCTTGATTATTCTATTTTCCTATTTCTCAATGCTTCATTGCACCACATTCAGAAGTACCTTTCTAACTCCAGCAGGTGGCACTGTGAAGGCAGAAGCCTGGTCCTTTGATGAGAGAGTGGAGTGGAGAGCAACGATCCTGTACCTAAAAGAACCGGTCATAAGCAGTAACAGTTAGGTCTgattaaaaagtgaaatgtactgtttgtgtgtttcaccaTTCTGTGTTTGGTGCAGGACATTTATGAGTGTATCCTGGATTAGaccagtgtgtgtatgtcacctgtttttgtctctgaaCCTCTTGTCAGAGGAGAGCAGGTCGTGGAGCTGCTGGATGTGAGCCAGACCCGGGAGGAACACGAGAACCGCTCCATCCAGCACCGCAAATTGTGGGGATTTGTCTggcaaaaatacagaaatttaGACAAGACCGAAACATGCATGATTATGTACTTTGttctggctttaaaaaaaaaaacatgattatgtgTTGTACCTAGATAGTCGATGAGGTCAACCATTAAGTCCATATTGATCTTATTGGGGTTCATGTACTGCAGCACCTGCCGAGTCCTGCTGCTGAAGTGGTCGAGATCTGGACCCAGGTCCCAGCCAGAGGAGGAGTCCCTCAATATCACCTCCTGGAACAGACGGAAGAAGGTAACACACATGGATAAAACACCACTGCCTCTCATACAGTTTTACTGCTGCAGAGAGCCAACATTACCTGGTGCTGGGAGGTTTTGCCCCCTTTCTGTGAGATAGAGATGCTAacttcctcctcgtcttcaaGAATTTTCTGGCAGTACTCTGAGTCCTTTTCCAGGACATACCCCGTCTGCTCCACTATATCTTCTAAGTGGAACACctaagcaaaaataaaaacaacacaagattGAGAATATCCTGCTTCCTCTGAGATGCCCTTGAAATGTCACGGACACACATCTGGGATTGGACCTTATGCAAAAACAGATGCAGCTTATACCTAATATCCACTTCCAAAGCATTCAATTTAGACAAAGGCACAGTTGAATTACGTATACAAGTGAGCATAAGCTCCTCTTACCTCCACGGGGAAAGTCCTCCCAGGAATGCTGATCACTGGGCAGCGGTTGAAGTAGTTGGAGAACTTGCAACAGTCCACTGTGGCGCTCATGAGGATCAGCTGCAGGTCTGATCTCCTCATAACAACATCTTTCAGGATGGTTAGCAGGAAGTCCGACTGGACACTGCGCTCATGGACCTGAGAGGATGTAGGTGAAGAGGTGGGTTTGAGCACAGACTTTACCCACTTCGCTGTGTTGTTAGTCACATGCACTTACTTTGTTGACTGACGGTCTGTGGATTGTTAGGGATTAGATGAGAGCACAAGGAAAacggcagtgtgtgtgtgtttatgagacacgaaaaaaaatcttaacctGCAGTTATTGGAAAAAcgtcaaataacaaaaaaatgtgtgcacCTAAGGGTGGAGAAGACACTTTATAACGTGGCACCATCACACAGGGGGTTTGATGAGATGCTGTCAGTACCTCGTCTACAATGATGTGCGTCAGGGAGCTGAGGTGTCTGTCATGCTGTAGCTTCCTGAGCAGGACTCCAGTAGTGCAGTACAGCAGGCGGGTCCAGTCCCCAGACTGATTCTCCATCCGGATCTGGTATCCACACGGCGACGACTGAAACACAAtttcaacatgaaaacatattcattAAAGCAGAGGACAGTGCATCATATCAGGCTTCATTATGGTTTAGACAAGAACTAAGCTAAAGGTTGTATATTCAGGCCCATGAAGCATGAAGAtgtctctgtaaaaaaaaaaaaaaatgtattctcacCTTCGATCCCGGGCCATCCTCGCAGCCCATCTCCTCGCTGACCCTGCAGGCCAGGCTCATGGCAGAGATCCTGCGGGGCTGGGTCACCACGATGTTGCAGGGCTTCGCCTCTGTGCCTCCCGTTAACAGCTCCTCCAAGAGGAACTGAGGAATCTGGGTACTCTTTCCGCTGCCCGTCTCaccagccaccaccaccacagggTGGCGCTGCAGAGCCTCCAGGACACGATGCCGGTGTTGGAAGACAGGAAGCTGCTCTCGCTGTGCCTTGAAGGTTGAATTACTTGGGttcatttttttgcatctttaaGATTAAAATAGCTTTAATATGGtaaagtgttttgtgtttctacCTTCAGTTTGTGGGCCAGTGGGGACTTCTTCAGCTTCATTAAGAGCTCTCTGGACGCCTGGAGTGCCCcttcccccctccctcttttctcacTCTTGTCCTCCAGTTCTTGAACTCCCTCCCCAATATCAAGACCAGCCAGGTTCTCCCAGGACTCCTCAGGCTCTTCATCCCCATCACCGCCCTGCCCCAGCTGGCCTTGGGATTCAGACTCCCGGCTTTGGttctccttctgctgctgctgtttgagtCTGGTCAGG from Anoplopoma fimbria isolate UVic2021 breed Golden Eagle Sablefish chromosome 14, Afim_UVic_2022, whole genome shotgun sequence encodes the following:
- the dhx29 gene encoding ATP-dependent RNA helicase DHX29, which encodes MGGKKKKSAEQAAPPAAPSAAAAAAAGKTGAAAAEEPKKQPANNKPAKPAKENKSKAPKTYSLANTAQVDTGGVTDKSILKVAIQAELEKKIIKLINDFREENGDKGPISGRLTNKKLLDLYTALQKFNFKREHIEEAMKSSVLYGGDLHSALDWLCLNLKDDELPEGFTQQMQEESHRSRPKFQPPPPEKPAAQSPKAPSNNHREPTKAAEKDEAASMKDWILRYAEQSSDEEEEEEVGMKTRNPELEEKFDPNDRYLALTAQLYDAKEMAAVAKTKGDKAGQRMAQDRIRIIQQEMKPLESHPVFNPALKVVDVPQKEKKILPVSDDKEDLSFKLFEQTEKAPPTAKAPVVKKNEPKDIRNFDYTARSWTGKSPKQFLIDWVRKNLPKSPPPAFHKVAAGKYWRSKVRVQRAEDVLEVCPTILTEDSMQAQHLAATLALYTLIKGQSVHQLLPPTYRDVFLEWRDSDQQQREENRTAANKPRDQFISRLLTRLKQQQQKENQSRESESQGQLGQGGDGDEEPEESWENLAGLDIGEGVQELEDKSEKRGRGEGALQASRELLMKLKKSPLAHKLKAQREQLPVFQHRHRVLEALQRHPVVVVAGETGSGKSTQIPQFLLEELLTGGTEAKPCNIVVTQPRRISAMSLACRVSEEMGCEDGPGSKSSPCGYQIRMENQSGDWTRLLYCTTGVLLRKLQHDRHLSSLTHIIVDEVHERSVQSDFLLTILKDVVMRRSDLQLILMSATVDCCKFSNYFNRCPVISIPGRTFPVEVFHLEDIVEQTGYVLEKDSEYCQKILEDEEEVSISISQKGGKTSQHQEVILRDSSSGWDLGPDLDHFSSRTRQVLQYMNPNKINMDLMVDLIDYLDKSPQFAVLDGAVLVFLPGLAHIQQLHDLLSSDKRFRDKNRYRIVALHSTLSSKDQASAFTVPPAGVRKIVLSTNIAETGVTIPDVVFVIDTGKTKENKYHESSQMSSLVETFVSKASALQRQGRAGRVRHGFCFRLYPKFRFNAFMDYSIPEILRVPLEELCLHIMKCQYGSPEDFLSRALDAPQPQSVSNAINLLRKIGACHPDNHLLTPLGHHLAGLPVNVKIGKMLIYGAILGCLEPIATIAAAISEKSPFSTPMNRKEEANLAKAALALANSDHLTIYSAYLGWKNSQTDGQRAEMSFCRKYFLNRTALITIESVKHELMRMMEQAGFWSCRSKPQATALSKPQISVLNAVLAAGLYDSVARVLCTPSVDVLERVVCQVETPQGKAQVHPSSVNRNLQTHGWLLYQEKVKYTKIYLRDTTLISPFPMLLFGGDIDIQHRERLISLDGWIHFQAPVRIGVIFKHLRKLMDSLLEKKLENPRMSLEGERTIQMILDLIKSE